In Musa acuminata AAA Group cultivar baxijiao chromosome BXJ3-9, Cavendish_Baxijiao_AAA, whole genome shotgun sequence, a single genomic region encodes these proteins:
- the LOC135648541 gene encoding uncharacterized protein LOC135648541 has product MGFFEDIFLGEDERKKKENAAEMEGGPSEPRLIPNLSSIADSVVRRCSRILLLSMEQLQQSFEAEIPDHFKQPTSYARNLVEYCSYKALCVETQCPDHLADKEFSLLTFDMMLAWEAPDTETESLLKANACSNHPEFDDDNEGSLFYACATRMASQIDGKMTVGLEAFARIASACASVADPITVHNLFDALTSSSGGCLHFLIYDKYLKSLYKVFKSMKHISGQHRNLNFNLADGEIILEVDARSILQHNGISTRPGRLTLTSHALYFEASGIGSYDKAVIYNLSKDSKQVVKRELTGPWGARLFDKAVMYKSDSVAEPIYLEFSGHSHRDYWFAIIQEVLNVNKFIRKYNLRSFQKAEALSKAALGIFRHHALKEAFHVTPSHFKSILAFNLAEKLPKGDKILEALYNHLELMQVGYQNNADVVTASEEKPLAGPLPDSLYTLIRIGFLLPKEDNPEGNDILVHNIHVGQTCPLQMAVRESVCYSGRVEAARATLYQVKVEDIDTNLAVIKDLLFPLSQLGKLLSHLASWEDPFKSKVFLFLILYLLYRGWVWYILPCALVSAAVCMFWHKHHGSGKPIKAFQVTPPPNRNPVELLLMLQDGVSQLQTNVQGGTIALLKLRALLIAAFPQTTNKVAITLVIVAIAVSLVPFRHLLVLVLLEIYTRHMPLRKESSEKLVRRIKEWWSRIPAAPIQIGAQEEHNNSR; this is encoded by the exons ATGGGATTTTTTGAGGACATCTTTCTCGGCGaggacgagaggaagaagaaggagaatgcGGCGGAGATGGAGGGCGGTCCCTCCGAACCCCGTCTCATCCCCAACCTCTCCTCCATCGCAGATTCCGTCGTCCGCCGTTGCTCCAG GATTCTTCTCTTGTCGATGGAGCAACTGCAGCAGTCTTTTGAGGCTGAGATACCTGATCATTTTAAGCAACCAACATCTTATGCTAGGAACCTTGTGGAATACTGTTCTTACAAAGCTCTTTGTGTGGAAACTCAATGCCCAGATCATCTGGCTGATAAAGAGTTTTCCCTTTTAACTTTTGACATGATGCTTGCCTGGGAGGCACCCGATACAGAGACTGAATCCTTACTCAAA GCAAATGCTTGCTCTAACCATCCAGAatttgatgatgacaatgagGGATCATTATTTTATGCATGTGCAACAAGAATGGCTAGCCAG ATTGATGGCAAGATGACTGTTGGACTGGAAGCTTTTGCCCGAATAGCTTCTGCTTGTGCTTCTGTAGCAGATCCAATAACCGTTCACAATCTATTTGATGCACTTACCAGCTCCTCAGGTGGTTGCCTCCATTTTCTTATATATGACAAGTACCTCAAAAGCCTTTACAA GGTGTTCAAATCAATGAAGCATATATCAGGACAACACCGGAATTTAAATTTTAACCTTGCTGATGGAGAAATTATCCTAGAAGTTGATGCTAGATCTATTCTTCAACACAATGGGATATCTACAAGGCCTG GAAGGCTGACACTTACCAGCCATGCTCTATATTTTGAAGCATCAGGCATTGGTTCATATGATAAAGCTGTCATATATAACTTGTCCAAGGACTCGAAGCAGGTGGTAAAGCGTGAGTTAACTGGACCATGGGGTGCTCGTCTCTTTGATAAGGCTGTTATGTACAAGTCTGATTCTGT AGCAGAGCCGATCTACTTAGAGTTCAGTGGCCACTCCCACAGGGACTACTGGTTTGCAATCATTCAGGAAGTCCTCAATGTTAATAAATTCATAAGGAAGTACAATCTTAGAAGTTTCCAAAAAGCAGAAGCGCTTTCTAAGGCTGCTTTAGGCATCTTTAGACATCATGCTCTGAAAGAAGCTTTTCATGTCACACCATCGCACTTTAAGAGTATACTTGCTTTTAACTTAGCTGAAAAACTtccaaaaggagacaaaatcttGGAAGCTTTATATAATCACTTGGAGCTCATGCAGGTTGGATATCAGAACAATGCTGACGTTGTCACTGCATCTGAGGAAAAGCCATTAGCAGGTCCTTTACCAGATTCATTGTATACACTTATAAGAATAGGCTTTCTGTTACCGAAGGAAGATAATCCTGAAGGAAATGATATTTTGGTTCATAATATCCATGTTGGTCAGACATGTCCATTACAGATGGCTGTTAGGGAATCAGTTTGTTACTCTGGCAGAGTTGAAGCAGCACGTGCAACATTATATCAGGTCAAAGTGGAGGATATTGATACAAATTTAGCTGTGATTAAG GATTTACTCTTTCCTTTGTCTCAATTGGGCAAACTACTCAGTCATTTAGCTTCATGGGAAGATCCTTTCAAGTCAAAAGTCTTTCTGTTTTTGATCCTGTATCTCCTTTACAG GGGTTGGGTTTGGTACATCTTGCCATGTGCTTTGGTATCTGCTGCCGTTTGCATGTTCTGGCATAAGCATCATGGCAGTGGAAAACCAATTAAAGCCTTCCAGGTTACACCTCCGCCGAATAGGAATCCTGTTGAGCTGCTCTTGATGTTACAAGATGGTGTTTCTCAACTTCAAACAAACGTCCAGGGAGGAACTATTGCTCTTCTTAAGCTAAGAGCTCTTCTTATAGCAGCATTTCCTCAG ACAACAAACAAAGTGGCTATTACCTTGGTCATCGTGGCAATAGCAGTCAGCCTGGTGCCTTTCAGACACCTGCTAGTTTTAGTGCTTTTGGAGATATACACAAGACACATGCCGCTGAGGAAAGAGAGCAGTGAGAAGTTGGTAAGGAGGATCAAGGAGTGGTGGAGCCGCATTCCTGCTGCCCCTATTCAGATAGGTGCACAAGAAGAGCACAATAATTCAAGATGA
- the LOC103998525 gene encoding putative disease resistance protein RGA3 — MAMFLEFFVSRYLGKLAEFVEGEACKVLGAKKEIKKLQRRLARIQPYLEDAEKKRHENEAIKGWVMDMKDLMYDADDVIDLCMFEGGKLLEARTSASSSGVCLPFHLLSSCFTCIRYRHQVSSRIKELNDKFREITEDSLIISTLVKSDQGSSSQSQDNMLRSRETHSLEVKSDIVGTQIEDATQNLINKIMQNDKSKCQIFGIVGMGGIGKTTLARKIFNDERIKTKFPKRIWLYVSKNYAENDLLSKIIRSAGGSVEGGESKEQLVEQLVSLISQDFFVVLDDVWGTDVWEKLLRDPMMSGVASSRIVVTSRYEDVVKRIGNKHIHHVDRMDNESGWALLCKIVFREEEDHEIGRLKEIGKKIVEKCDGLPLAIKAVGGVLRSKETSQAEWKKVCESDWWHMKQMEEEVPRALYLSYEDLPYHLKLCFLYCALYPLDNSQPLALLWVAEGFIAEQGERLMEDIALDYYMELIQRNLLQLDPYSADQVTYVMHDLLRSLGKSLVQGESICMIDDETLKMNPLMKIRRLSMSNMGEILTLPGEVMRQSDCLRTLLLFDSYQTKTVEDDVLKRLRHLRVLDLAYTSIETIPDTIGKLIHLRYLRLARTKIHEIPETIGRLANLQMLLVQGCQQLHVLPKAIIRLHNLRCLALSDTPLTHMPKGIGRLKNLTSITGFVVGHDESRSKPDEEWCDLEELQSLSKMRHLSIYQLQRATINGVSVLTSMSMLRELTLGWTMYVDPCSSEDQIQRAEKIFDQLSPPSSLQKLSIEGFPGRRFPSWMTPKTTPMGDSLPNLKFLSIRNLPSCVELPPVSRFPQLKWFYVKRAKAIKTIGPEFLGLGEAGGEPTCRKLEHLKFKDMPNWEEWEEEKVDGDDGGRALRLRPLPNLKSCRLEYCPKLRALPDVLRHAPNLEILAIRNNHFMREIDDLPFLADKLIVVQMEMLQRISNLPSVEGLHILHCPRLESVENLNILQHLCLLCPPETEHLPKWLPELIEQHRSAPSARRSFKKFELYCGLPLLSSCLKGEPNWHIIQQIPEVRVQTYDKRNFLYAKDHDIYETNVGSE; from the coding sequence ATGGCGATGTTCCTTGAGTTCTTTGTTTCAAGGTACCTTGGAAAACTAGCAGAGTTCGTCGAGGGAGAGGCATGCAAGGTGCTTGGTGCAAAGAAGGAGATCAAGAAGCTTCAGAGAAGGTTGGCGAGGATCCAACCTTATCTTGAGGATGCAGAGAAGAAGAGGCATGAAAATGAAGCCATCAAAGGTTGGGTGATGGATATGAAAGACCTCATGTACGACGCTGATGACGTGATTGATCTTTGCATGTTCGAAGGTGGAAAATTATTGGAGGCTCGGACATCAGCTTCTTCTTCAGGTGTATGCTTGCCTTttcatttgctttcttcttgttttacatGTATCAGATATCGTCATCAAGTAAGCAgtagaatcaaagaacttaatgATAAGTTTAGAGAAATTACAGAGGATAGTCTGATAATATCTACATTAGTGAAGTCAGACCAAGGTTCCTCTTCCCAATCCCAAGATAACATGCTAAGGTCTCGCGAGACACATTCGCTGGAGGTTAAGTCGGACATTGTAGGAACACAAATCGAAGATGCAACCCAAAATCTAATTAATAAGATAATGCAGAATGACAAATCTAAGTGTCAGATCTTTGGAATCGTTGGGATGGGTGGGATCGGGAAGACCACACTAGCACGTAAGATATTCAACGATGAAAGGATCAAAACCAAGTTTCCAAAACGGATATGGTTGTATGTTTCTAAGAATTATGCTGAGAATGATTTGCTAAGCAAGATTATTAGGAGTGCCGGAGGAAGTGTTGAAGGAGGTGAAAGCAAAGAACAACTGGTAGAACAACTTGTGTCTCTCATTTCACAAGATTTCTTTGTGGTATTGGATGATGTATGGGGCACAGATGTATGGGAGAAATTACTCAGGGATCCTATGATGAGTGGAGTAGCTAGCAGTAGGATCGTAGTTACTAGCAGATACGAAGACGTGGTCAAAAGAATAGGAAATAAACATATCCACCATGTCGACAGAATGGATAACGAGAGTGGCTGGGCATTGCTCTGTAAAATAGTTTTTCGAGAAGAGGAGGATCATGAGATTGGGAGGTTAAAAGAAATAGGAAAGAAAATTGTCGAAAAATGTGATGGGCTTCCTCTTGCCATCAAGGCCGTGGGAGGAGTTTTAAGATCCAAGGAAACAAGTCAGGCAGAGTGGAAGAAAGTTTGTGAAAGTGATTGGTGGCATATGAAACAGATGGAAGAAGAAGTACCGAGGGCCTTATACTTAAGCTACGAGGATTTACCATATCATCTCAAACTCTGTTTTCTTTATTGTGCTCTTTACCCCTTAGATAATTCCCAACCACTTGCTCTACTTTGGGTGGCCGAAGGCTTTATAGCTGAACAGGGAGAGAGGTTAATGGAAGATATAGCTCTTGACTACTATATGGAGCTAATTCAGAGGAACCTATTGCAACTCGATCCTTATTCTGCGGACCAGGTAACATACGTCATGCATGATCTTCTGCgatctcttggtaaaagtttggtACAAGGAGAAAGCATTTGCATGATAGATGACGAAACGTTGAAAATGAACCCCCTGATGAAGATTCGCCGTTTGTCAATGTCAAATATGGGGGAAATATTAACACTCCCCGGTGAAGTCATGAGACAGAGTGATTGTTTGAGAACGTTGCTTCTCTTCGACAGCTACCAAACAAAGACCGTCGAGGATGATGTGCTCAAAAGATTAAGACATCTACGAGTCTTGGACTTGGCCTACACATCCATCGAGACAATTCCCGATACCATCGGAAAATTGATACATCTGAGATACCTACGCCTTGCAAGAACAAAGATCCATGAGATACCAGAAACCATAGGGCGCCTCGCAAACCTGCAAATGCTGTTGGTGCAGGGGTGCCAACAATTGCATGTACTACCCAAGGCCATCATCAGATTGCATAACCTACGATGTCTTGCTCTTTCTGATACTCCACTGACTCACATGCCCAAAGGAATAGGGAGATTGAAAAATCTTACCAGTATCACGGGATTTGTGGTTGGCCATGATGAGTCGAGGAGCAAGCCGGATGAGGAATGGTGTGACCTGGAGGAACTGCAATCCCTATCCAAGATGAGACATCTAAGCATTTATCAGTTGCAGAGGGCAACAATAAACGGAGTCTCTGTGCTCACAAGCATGTCCATGCTTAGGGAACTGACATTAGGATGGACGATGTACGTAGATCCGTGCAGCAGCGAAGATCAGATCCAAAGAGCGGAGAAGATATTCGACCAGCTCTCTCCTCCATCAAGCCTGCAAAAGCTGTCGATCGAAGGGTTTCCTGGTCGACGATTTCCCAGCTGGATGACGCCAAAGACGACTCCCATGGGTGATTCTTTGCCCAACCTGAAATTCTTATCTATTAGGAATCTTCCATCATGTGTGGAGCTCCCTCCAGTGAGCCGATTCCCCCAGCTCAAATGGTTTTACGTTAAACGAGCGAAAGCAATCAAAACTATCGGCCCTGAATTCCTCGGTCTGGGAGAAGCAGGAGGAGAACCCACGTGTCGCAAGCTTGAACATCTAAAATTCAAAGACATGCCCAACTGGGAAGAATGGGAGGAGGAGAAGGTCGATGGTGATGATGGCGGACGAGCCCTGAGGCTGAGGCCACTTCCTAATCTAAAATCTTGTCGGCTTGAATACTGTCCCAAGCTGAGAGCTCTTCCAGATGTCCTACGCCATGCTCCCAACTTAGAAATACTCGCCATCCGGAACAATCATTTCATGAGGGAAATTGATGATCTCCCATTCTTGGCGGATAAGCTAATAGTCGTACAAATGGAGATGCTGCAAAGGATATCCAACCTCCCCTCAGTCGAGGGGTTGCATATTCTTCACTGCCCACGATTGGAGTCGGTGGAGAATCTGAACATACTGCAACACCTGTGTCTTCTATGTCCACCGGAAACCGAGCACCTTCCCAAGTGGCTACCGGAACTGATAGAGCAACATCGAAGTGCACCTTCCGCTCGCCGGAGCTTCAAAAAATTTGAGCTCTACTGTGGCTTGCCACTACTCAGCAGCTGCCTCAAGGGGGAGCCAAATTGGCACATCATTCAACAGATTCCGGAGGTCAGAGTTCAAACCTATGACAAGAGGAATTTCTTATATGCAAAGGATCATGACATCTATGAAACAAATGTGGGTTCAGAATGA